In Scomber scombrus chromosome 17, fScoSco1.1, whole genome shotgun sequence, the following proteins share a genomic window:
- the sf3b6 gene encoding splicing factor 3B subunit 6, giving the protein MAMQAAKRANIRLPPEVNRILYIRNLPYKITAEEMYDIFGKYGPIRQIRTGNTPESRGTAYVVYEDIFDAKNACDHLSGFNVCNRYLVVLYYNANRAFQKMDTKKKEEQLKLLKEKYGINTDPPK; this is encoded by the exons ATGGCTATGCAAGCAGCGAAACGCGCTAAT ATACGATTACCTCCTGAGGTCAACAGAATCCTTTACATCAGGAACCTTCCTTACAAGATTACAGCGGAGGAAATGTACGACATCTTTGGGAAATACGGACCAATACGTCAAATCAGAAC AGGGAACACACCCGAATCAAGAGGAACAGCCTATGTGGTTTATGAAGACATCTTCGATGCCAAGAACGCCTGTGACCATCTGTCAGGCTTCAACGTTTGCAACCGTTACCTGGTGGTTCTCTACTACAACGCAAACAGA GCTTTCCAGAAAATGGacacaaagaagaaagaggaacagCTGAAGCTCCtaaaagagaaatatggcaTCAACACGGACCCTCCAAAGTAG
- the tdrd6 gene encoding tudor domain-containing 6 produces MSSILGLPTRGSDVTIIITRVHLHPCCVLVEFWGKFSQERTADYQSLAKDIQSPGNTFKEFEGNQGDQCLVQIDGTWYRSRIVSRNGSKCNVFLIDKGMTNRTTTTMLAWGKKEHFHLPPEVEFCLLANVLPLSPENRWSPVALEFLRSLSGKSVMAHVQDVLVSHRTFVLHIPCIFKQMYEMGFAKKLAPDMFQDFVLKSLEDHSGAEIPLEAQQSSIEVGEGLHKQELYMYPELPAGTVETVVVTEVTNPQRIFCQLKVFARELKKLSEQITQCFEGRMTSCIVGPEMIGFPCAARGSDGIWYRSVLQQVLPGKKVVEVLNVDYGTKQFVQVKDVRPLAKEFFRMPVVTYICSLHGILDKGVGWTTTQIDYLRTLLLRKTVIAKFEYQSISEGVHYVTLYGDENTNINNLFGSKESCFLECEKTLGDYAIQSTAYNRQHPPQQEKNQRKMLPSGQIVEDKEVKEMAEKFPVEDLSLNSSHVAFVQHTSNPSEFWIQTQNFANELDELMDNIYHLYKDSTNKNVVRNPTVGLYCAAKAEDGDFYRATMSEVGEKQIKAFFVDYGNTELVDRSNIRTLPEEFKKLPWLAMKCTLAGVRPNDGRWSQSAIEFFIKAVTDKALNVNVTAKYDDTHVVQLTDPEAHGEQDLSKLMCSSGLAERDETQKQPKTRMTIQPAIICVSQHMPDARFSGLYRNSGMPFKTQNTVVPPIDERRTATFKENMFPIGSVLDVSVSYIESPNDFWCQLVQNAGHLKLLMHDIQAHYAGSEFQPPVETACVARHPENGMWYRALVIHKHETPHVNVLFIDYGQTETVSLYDLRKICSEFLTLHGQAFRCSLLNPVDPSSAINDWNEEATARFHDFVATAASNFVILKCTIYAVMYSEQKIVFNIVDLETPFESICTSMVNLVKSEPPKKASGPSFRLDTYYYSTHNVKTGTEEQVTVTCVNSVNQFYCQLERNADMIKDLKMKVNNLCHQLENVKLPTVFGTLCFAKFTDGQWYRGLIKSTKPSILVHFVDYGDTIEVDKSDLLPVPREANDIMSVPAQAVVCSLSDVPSDVTSEVNSWFETSATECKFRALVVAREPDGRLLVELYHGQTQINSKIKKMFQIEMQTEEQVVCQGHKAPKVSANNAQKTPKAVPKQAAEMDDHTQSIKKNNFSAPKSAHHMRDQTKSADVNLPSVLKHVCENGQRVRTAPLQLYTPPHQRQPCSMGNGSEPADTQIKPIKENQLVKLKSPGAESQREGNVSPEAKIGKLLKLEDLPAKSITSDMEAEVYVSHCNSPLSFYVQLVREEDEIFSLVEKLNDLHSTPQTNSIKDVNLGDLVQAEFADDSSWYRGVVREIHGNTTALVEFVDFGNTAITPISKMARLDKSFLQLPVYSTHCMLSEAAAIGKEVFDPEVVAAFKSDIGGNGEKELKCRFIRQSGSVWEVSLENNGVKVMCKTSTPEKCEQVMEKSVENSENSQLDLCSLHYHQQTFQEGQKLAVYITTINDAQTFWCQSADSEELDKITESVSEVGNAADQKQLDTDRLSPGSPCIALFSEDQLWYRGEVIDKDGGELSILFVDYGNKSQVKRSDVREMPLDLLETPPQAFLCELEGFDASHGSLDTGAVDELSALTADNLLQLTVIRVVTEEGGQSRCIVLLECEGKVINEALKTWWSSAQEKKPDAALFTSCETPPSHNSSKKETELPEDHQTPAETECSNTQVTDKLVDLHATDGDYKLENTQNNSECSEESLQEERDLILSECDPQILRTLESLIETVSKEGVKISPTIVISQSESNDLLPSDSDIEDTALPPSDNKDDRVIWNLSFSKNVVETDEGSEEENASPTDSILPDESNSQSDEHLQKAVDESEVAKKPPHEEEKTYDMEGSSRMIYSDSNEERDDGEVTTAVDSSVTSVTSVKMIQTDSVLPACMLPAQQFFALPTDPDTAASETHACTSPSADQGDVIEEVPCSVEEARLICSDPDEQSDDGEMIARHDCLSSVSAEETVFQAASSPEVEVDQLKTISEESNEDDMINEDDALILHEALTSDMEPQTHTVPYLDMSDLVEEVTCLVGDICLTNVCRDEPQLDEQLNVPTMHDQIREAETEDGEQLVSTPLKQNEDFNDDVLAEETSSSSDDNFEAQLSKITHLSLIINDGSADTLPVEQQPEE; encoded by the exons ATGTCATCAATCCTTGGACTTCCGACACGAGGATCAGATGTAACGATCATCATAACCAGGGTCCACTTACATCCCTGTTGTGTGCTTGTGGAGTTCTGGGGAAAATTTAGTCAGGAGAGGACAGCAGATTATCAGTCCCTGGCCAAAGATATCCAGTCTCctggaaacacatttaaagagttTGAAGGAAATCAAGGTGACCAGTGCTTGGTTCAGATAGATGGTACCTGGTACAGGTCCCGCATTGTCTCAAGAAATGGCTCGAAATGCAACGTGTTCCTCATTGACAAAGGAATGACAAATCGCACCACCACAACTATGCTGGCATGGGGTAAGAAGGAGCACTTCCACCTGCCTCCTGAAGTTGAGTTTTGTTTGCTAGCCAACGTTTTACCTCTCTCACCTGAGAACAGATGGTCTCCAGTGGCTCTTGAGTTCCTCAGATCTCTCTCAGGGAAGTCTGTGATGGCACATGTTCAAGACGTCCTGGTGTCTCACAGAACATTTGTACTGCACATTCCTTGCATATTCAAACAAATGTATGAGATGGGATTTGCCAAGAAGCTAGCCCCAGACATGTTCCAGGACTTTGTACTCAAGTCATTGGAGGACCATAGTGGAGCAGAAATACCTCTTGAGGCTCAGCAAAGCTCCATAGAGGTAGGTGAGGGACTACACAAGCAAGAGCTGTACATGTACCCAGAGCTGCCAGCAGGAACTGTGGAGACCGTCGTAGTCACTGAAGTCACAAACCCACAACGGATTTTTTGCCAGTTAAAGGTTTTCGCAAGAGAGTTGAAAAAACTCTCAGAACAAATCACTCAGTGCTTCGAGGGCAGAATGACCAGTTGCATTGTCGGTCCTGAAATGATTGGATTTCCGTGTGCTGCAAGAGGAAGCGATGGCATATGGTACCGCTCCGTTCTGCAGCAGGTACTGCCAGGCAAAAAAGTAGTGGAAGTACTCAACGTTGACTATGGAACAAAACAGTTTGTTCAAGTGAAGGATGTAAGACCACTAGCTAAAGAATTTTTCAGGATGCCTGTTGTGACTTACATCTGCTCGCTCCACGGGATCCTCGACAAAGGCGTTGGATGGACGACCACCCAGATCGACTATCTCAGGACCCTTCTCCTGCGCAAAACAGTGATTGCTAAATTTGAGTACCAGAGCATCTCAGAAGGTGTTCACTATGTTACGCTCTATGGGGATGAGAACACAAACATTAACAACTTGTTTGGTTCAAAAGAGAGCTGTTTCCTGGAGTGTGAAAAAACACTGGGAGATTATGCCATTCAAAGCACTGCATACAATCGCCAGCATCCTCCGCAGCAAGAAAAGAATCAAAGAAAGATGCTACCTTCTGGACAGATCGTAGAGGATAAAGAAGTGAAGGAAATGGCAGAGAAGTTTCCAGTTGAAGACCTCTCCCTAAACTCCTCACATGTGGCATTTGTACAGCATACATCCAACCCATCAGAGttttggatccaaacacaaaACTTTGCAAATGAGTTGGACGAACTGATGGATAACATATACCATCTATACAAAGATTCAACAAACAAGAATGTGGTGAGAAATCCAACTGTAGGGCTCTATTGTGCTGCCAAGGCAGAGGACGGTGACTTCTACAGAGCAACCATGTCTGAAGTCGgtgaaaaacaaatcaaagcGTTTTTTGTGGATTATGGAAACACGGAGCTGGTTGATAGGAGTAACATCAGGACCCTTCCTGAAGAGTTCAAAAAGCTGCCATGGCTTGCAATGAAATGCACCTTGGCAGGTGTCAGGCCAAATGATGGAAGATGGAGTCAAAGTGCCATTGAATTCTTCATCAAAGCAGTCACAGACAAAgctctaaatgtaaatgtgacagcAAAATATGACGACACTCATGTAGTCCAGCTGACTGATCCTGAGGCACACGGAGAACAAGACCTCAGTAAGCTGATGTGTAGCTCAGGCCTCGCTGAAAGGgatgaaacacagaaacaaccCAAAACCAGAATGACCATTCAGCCTGCCATTATCTGTGTCTCACAACATATGCCAGATGCCAGATTCTCAGGTCTATACAGGAACAGCGGGATGCCTTTCAAGACCCAAAACACTGTTGTCCCTCCCATCGACGAAAGGAGAACTGCTACTTTCAAGGAGAATATGTTTCCCATCGGAAGTGTCCTTGACGTCAGTGTGTCCTACATTGAGAGCCCAAATGACTTCTGGTGCCAACTCGTACAAAATGCAGGGCACTTGAAATTGCTCATGCATGACATACAAGCTCATTACGCAGGAAGTGAATTTCAGCCTCCTGTAGAAACGGCATGTGTCGCTCGCCACCCTGAAAATGGGATGTGGTACAGAGCTCTCGTAATTCACAAACATGAAACGCCTCATGTAAACGTGTTGTTTATTGATTATGGCCAGACGGAGACAGTCTCCCTCTATGACCTGAGGAAGATCTGCTCTGAATTCCTCACTCTGCATGGTCAAGCTTTTCGCTGCAGTCTGTTAAACCCTGTGGATCCATCATCTGCCATAAATGACTGGAACGAAGAAGCAACAGCAAGGTTTCACGACTTTGTGGCAACTGCTGCGTCCAACTTTGTGATATTAAAGTGCACCATATATGCCGTCATGTACAGTGAGCAGAAAATCGTTTTCAACATTGTGGATCTAGAAACTCCTTTTGAGAGTATCTGCACCAGCATGGTCAATCTTGTCAAAAGTGAACCCCCCAAAAAAGCCTCTGGACCATCCTTCCGTCTTGACACATACTACTACTCGACACACAACGTCAAAACTGGGACAGAGGAACAGGTCACCGTGACGTGTGTGAACAGCGTCAATCAGTTCTACTGCCAGCTCGAGAGGAACGCAGACATGATAAAAGATCTCAAAATGAAAGTGAACAATCTCTGTCACCAGCTGGAGAACGTGAAACTCCCGACAGTCTTTGGTACTTTGTGCTTTGCGAAGTTCACAGATGGGCAGTGGTACAGGGGGCTTATCAAGTCCACAAAACCATCAATCCTGGTTCACTTTGTGGATTACGGCGACACTATTGAGGTGGACAAATCAGATCTGCTTCCAGTGCCCAGAGAAGCTAATGACATCATGTCTGTGCCTGCACAAGCAGTGGTGTGTAGTCTCTCTGATGTCCCTTCAGATGTTACCAGTGAGGTGAATAGCTGGTTTGAGACGAGTGCAACAGAGTGCAAATTCAGAGCTCTGGTAGTGGCCAGAGAGCCTGATGGAAGATTGCTGGTTGAGCTGTATCACGGACAAACTCAAATCAACTCAAAGATcaagaaaatgtttcaaatagAGATGCAAACAGAGGAGCAAGTTGTCTGCCAGGGTCACAAAGCACCAAAAGTTTCAGCAAATAATGCACAAAAGACTCCAAAAGCTGTGCCAAAACAAGCTGCAGAAATGGATGATCACACTCAAAGCATCAAGAAAAATAACTTCTCTGCCCCAAAATCTGCACATCACATGAGAGATCAGACAAAATCTGCAGATGTAAATCTACCATCTGTACTGAAGCATGTTTGTGAAAATGGTCAGCGGGTCAGAACTGCTCCATTACAGCTGTACACACCTCCACACCAAAGACAGCCGTGTAGTATGGGAAATGGTTCTGAGCCAGCAGATACCCAAATCAAACCAATAAAAGAAAACCAGCTTGTGAAGTTAAAATCACCTGGTGCAGAATCTCAGAGGGAAGGCAACGTGTCACCAGAAGCCAAAATTGGAAAACTGCTCAAACTTGAAGACCTGCCCGCGAAGTCCATCACATCAGATATGGAGGCAGAAGTTTATGTCTCCCACTGCAACAGCCCCTTGAGTTTTTATGTGCAGCTTgtcagagaggaggatgaaataTTCTCCCTGGTGGAAAAGCTCAATGATCTGCACTCAACCCCCCAAACAAACAGCATCAAAGACGTGAACCTCGGAGACCTCGTTCAAGCAGAGTTTGCAGATGACTCCTCTTGGTACCGAGGAGTTGTTAGAGAAATTCATGGCAACACAACAGCTCTTGTGGAGTTTGTTGATTTTGGAAATACAGCAATAACGCCAATTTCCAAGATGGCCAGACTTGATAAGTCTTTCTTGCAGCTACCCgtgtacagtacacactgcATGCTGAGTGAGGCTGCAGCTATTGGAAAAGAGGTGTTTGATCCAGAAGTGGTCGCAGCTTTCAAAAGTGACATCGGTGGTAATGGTGAGAAGGAGCTGAAGTGCCGGTTTATCAGGCAATCAGGATCTGTGTGGGAAGTCAGTCTGGAGAACAATGGTGTTAAAGTGATGTGTAAAACATCTACCCCAGAGAAATGTGAACAAGTGATGGAAAAGTCTGTCGAAAACTCTGAGAACTCACAGCTAGACTTATGTTCTCTGCATTACCACCAGCAAACCTTTCAAGAGGGACAAAAGTTAGCAGTCTACATCACAACTATAAATGATGCTCAGACCTTTTGGTGCCAGTCTGCTGACTCAGAAGAACTTGATAAGATAACAGAAAGTGTCTCAGAAGTTGGGAATGCAGCAGATCAGAAACAGTTGGACACAGATCGTCTTTCCCCTGGCAGCCCATGCATTGCTCTCTTTTCAGAGGATCAGCTTTGGTATCGTGGAGAAGTCATCGATAAAGATGGAGGCGAGCTGTCCATTCTCTTTGTGGACTATGGAAACAAGTCCCAAGTCAAGAGATCAGATGTTCGAGAAATGCCTCTTGACCTTTTGGAAACTCCACCACAGGCGTTTTTGTGCGAGCTTGAAGGTTTTGATGCTTCACACGGATCTTTGGACACCGGTGCCGTAGACGAGTTGTCAGCACTCACAGCAGACAACTTACTACAGCTGACTGTCATTAGAGTAGTAACAGAAGAAGGAGGACAGAGCAGATGCATTGTGCTGCTGGAATGTGAAGGCAAGGTGATAAACGAGGCACTGAAAACCTGGTGGAGCTCCGCACAAGAAAAGAAACCTGATGCAGCGCTATTCACTTCATGTGAAACACCACCCTCACATAATTCATCAAAGAAAGAGACTGAGCTACCTGAAGATCATCAAACACCAGCGGAAACTGAGTGTTCAAACACTCAGGTAACAGACAAGCTTGTTGACCTTCATGCAACAGATGGCGACTACAAATTAGAAAATACTCAAAACAACAGCGAGTGCTCTGAAGAGTCCCTTCAAGAAGAAAGGGATCTGATTTTGTCAGAATGTGATCCCCAAATCCTAAGAACATTGGAGAGCCTGATAGAAACTGTTTCGAAAGAAGGGGTGAAAATATCCCCCACTATTGTGATATCTCAATCTGAATCAAATGATCTCTTGCCATCGGATAGTGACATAGAAGACACTGCGTTGCCTCCCTCTGATAACAAAGATGACCGTGTTATTTGGAACTTGAGCTTTTCCAAAAATGTGGTGGAAACTGACGAGGGCTCTGAAGAAGAGAATGCTTCACCGACAGACAGTATTTTGCCAGATGAATCAAACTCTCAGTCCGATGAGCACCTTCAAAAGGCAGTGGATGAGTCTGAGGTCGCGAAGAAGCCTCCACATGAAGAGGAGAAGACCTACGACATGGAAGGCAGCTCTCGCATGATTTATTCTG ATTCAAATGAAGAAAGAGATGATGGCGAGGTTACCACTGCAGTGGACAGTTCTGTTACCAGCGTCACATCAGTAAAAATG ATTCAGACTGACTCTGTGCTGCCCGCCTGTATGCTTCCTGCACAGCAGTTCTTTG CCCTGCCAACTGACCCTGACACAGCAGCCAGTGAGACACACGCCTGCACATCTCCCTCTGCAGATCAG GGTGACGTGATTGAAGAGGTCCCATGCTCTGTTGAAGAGGCCCGCTTGATCTGCTCAG atCCAGATGAGCAAAGTGATGATGGAGAGATGATTGCGAGACACGATTGTCTCAGCAGTGTGTCGGCAGAGGAAACG gttttccaGGCAGCCAGTAGTCCTGAGGTAGAAGTCGATCAGCTAAAGACAATTTCTGAAGAATCAAATGAG GATGACATGATTAATGAAGATGATGCGTTGATTCTTCATGAAG CTCTAACATCTGACATGGAACCACAAACCCACACAGTTCCCTATCTAGACATG AGTGACCTGGTGGAAGAGGTGACCTGTCTCGTTGGAGACATTTGTTTGACGAATGTCTGCAGAGATGAGCCGCAACTTGATGAACAACTAAATGTGCCAACCATGCACG ACCAAATCAGAGAAGCTGAAACGGAGGACGGTGAGCAGCTGGTATCTACACCTCTGAAACAGAACGAG GATTTTAATGATGATGTGCTTGCTGAAGAAACATCGTCTTCTTCTGATGACAATTTTG AGGCCCAGCTGTCAAAGATAACTCATCTGTCTCTGATCATCAATGATGGATCCGCTGATACTCTGCCTGTTGAACAGCAGCCAGAAGAGTGA
- the pla2g7 gene encoding platelet-activating factor acetylhydrolase isoform X1, producing MFSNGGFVQLLVKKVYEWKRTEQRRYTLGFFAMGNACSNNLGIPPAKGPNAVGCTDFMMDHTAQGTFFRLYYPCRETEKVEKPDWIPCREYFNGLADFMKINRALSERIFNYLFGSFKIPAYLDAPIKSNGKCPVVIFSHGLGAFRTLYSAICSELASQGFIVASVEHRDMSASATYYFREKTEEEKASKSLPKPAGSEADNLVKEWMYYRALQHGESEFTLRNTQVKQRADECILALDKLIEINSGTPVQNFLQTQFDWSTLQDSMDLCRIAVIGHSFGGGTVIEALCKEVKFKCGVALDAWMFPLHDEIFPRVKQPILFINSEKFQWAGNISRMRKLDSAVIPRKMITIRGTVHQSFPDFTFLTGNWIGKLMKLKGEIDPELAIDLSNKATLAFLQQHLRLEKNFNQWDPLIDGKDENLIPGTNITVLQSAI from the exons ATGTTTTCTAATGGAGGATTTGTACAGTTGTTAGTCAAGAAGGTTTACGAGTGGAAAAGGACAG agcagaggaggTACACACTTGGTTTCTTCGCCATGGGAAACGCCTGCAGTAATAACCTCGGGATCCCGCCAGCCAAGGGCCCCAATGCTGTGGGATGCACAGATTTTATGATGGACCACACAGCGCAG GGCACCTTCTTCCGCCTTTACTATCCTTGCCGAGAGACGGAAAAAGTAGAAAAACCAGACTGGATTCCGTGCAGAGAGTATTTCAATGGTCTGGCAGACTTCATGAAAATCAACAGGGCTCTCAGTGAAAGGATTTTCAACTACCTCTTTG ggTCCTTTAAGATCCCAGCCTACTTGGACGCTCCAATTAAATCAAATGGGAAATGTCCTGTAGTTATCTTCTCCCACGGCTTAGGAGCCTTTag GACTTTGTACTCGGCTATATGTTCAGAACTGGCCTCTCAGGGCTTCATCGTGGCCTCAGTGGAACACAG aGACATGTCTGCCTCAGCTACGTATTATTTTCGTgagaagacagaagaagagaaggccAGTAAGAGTTTGCCTAAACCGGCTGGCTCAGAGGCAGACAACCTGGTGAAGGAGTGGATGTATTACAGGGCTCTGCAGCACGGAGAGAGCGAATTCACCCTCAGAAATACGCAA GTGAAACAGAGAGCAGATGAATGCATTCTGGCTCTGGATAAACTGATTGAAATCAACTCAGGGACACCTGTGCAAAATTTTTTGCAAACACAGTTTGATTGGTCGACTCTGCAG GACTCCATGGATCTGTGCAGGATAGCAGTGATCGGGCATTCCTTCGGGGGAGGGACGGTGATTGAAGCCCTGTGCAAAGAGGTTAAATTCAA gTGTGGCGTAGCGCTGGACGCCTGGATGTTCCCATTACACGACGAGATCTTTCCTCGAGTGAAACAGCCGATATTATTCATCAACTCAGAGAAGTTCCAGTGGGCAGGGAACATCAGCCGCATGAGGAAGCTGGACTCAGCTGTCATACCGAGAAAAATGATCACTATAAG AGGTACGGTGCACCAGAGTTTTCCAGACTTCACCTTCCTGACGGGCAACTGGATCGGAAAGCTGATGAAACTGAAGGGAGAGATCGACCCGGAGCTCGCCATAGACCTCTCAAACAAGGCGACACTAGCCTTTCTGCAGCAGCATCTAC GTCTGGAGAAGAACTTCAATCAATGGGACCCTCTGATTGACGGGAAGGATGAAAACCTCATTCCAGGGACTAATATTACCGTGCTTCAGTCTGCTATCTGA
- the pla2g7 gene encoding platelet-activating factor acetylhydrolase isoform X2: protein MGNACSNNLGIPPAKGPNAVGCTDFMMDHTAQGTFFRLYYPCRETEKVEKPDWIPCREYFNGLADFMKINRALSERIFNYLFGSFKIPAYLDAPIKSNGKCPVVIFSHGLGAFRTLYSAICSELASQGFIVASVEHRDMSASATYYFREKTEEEKASKSLPKPAGSEADNLVKEWMYYRALQHGESEFTLRNTQVKQRADECILALDKLIEINSGTPVQNFLQTQFDWSTLQDSMDLCRIAVIGHSFGGGTVIEALCKEVKFKCGVALDAWMFPLHDEIFPRVKQPILFINSEKFQWAGNISRMRKLDSAVIPRKMITIRGTVHQSFPDFTFLTGNWIGKLMKLKGEIDPELAIDLSNKATLAFLQQHLRLEKNFNQWDPLIDGKDENLIPGTNITVLQSAI, encoded by the exons ATGGGAAACGCCTGCAGTAATAACCTCGGGATCCCGCCAGCCAAGGGCCCCAATGCTGTGGGATGCACAGATTTTATGATGGACCACACAGCGCAG GGCACCTTCTTCCGCCTTTACTATCCTTGCCGAGAGACGGAAAAAGTAGAAAAACCAGACTGGATTCCGTGCAGAGAGTATTTCAATGGTCTGGCAGACTTCATGAAAATCAACAGGGCTCTCAGTGAAAGGATTTTCAACTACCTCTTTG ggTCCTTTAAGATCCCAGCCTACTTGGACGCTCCAATTAAATCAAATGGGAAATGTCCTGTAGTTATCTTCTCCCACGGCTTAGGAGCCTTTag GACTTTGTACTCGGCTATATGTTCAGAACTGGCCTCTCAGGGCTTCATCGTGGCCTCAGTGGAACACAG aGACATGTCTGCCTCAGCTACGTATTATTTTCGTgagaagacagaagaagagaaggccAGTAAGAGTTTGCCTAAACCGGCTGGCTCAGAGGCAGACAACCTGGTGAAGGAGTGGATGTATTACAGGGCTCTGCAGCACGGAGAGAGCGAATTCACCCTCAGAAATACGCAA GTGAAACAGAGAGCAGATGAATGCATTCTGGCTCTGGATAAACTGATTGAAATCAACTCAGGGACACCTGTGCAAAATTTTTTGCAAACACAGTTTGATTGGTCGACTCTGCAG GACTCCATGGATCTGTGCAGGATAGCAGTGATCGGGCATTCCTTCGGGGGAGGGACGGTGATTGAAGCCCTGTGCAAAGAGGTTAAATTCAA gTGTGGCGTAGCGCTGGACGCCTGGATGTTCCCATTACACGACGAGATCTTTCCTCGAGTGAAACAGCCGATATTATTCATCAACTCAGAGAAGTTCCAGTGGGCAGGGAACATCAGCCGCATGAGGAAGCTGGACTCAGCTGTCATACCGAGAAAAATGATCACTATAAG AGGTACGGTGCACCAGAGTTTTCCAGACTTCACCTTCCTGACGGGCAACTGGATCGGAAAGCTGATGAAACTGAAGGGAGAGATCGACCCGGAGCTCGCCATAGACCTCTCAAACAAGGCGACACTAGCCTTTCTGCAGCAGCATCTAC GTCTGGAGAAGAACTTCAATCAATGGGACCCTCTGATTGACGGGAAGGATGAAAACCTCATTCCAGGGACTAATATTACCGTGCTTCAGTCTGCTATCTGA